The following is a genomic window from Verrucosispora sp. WMMD573.
CGCCACGTCGTATTACGGCAGGATCAGGAGTCTGAAGCTCAGTTCTGCTTCAGCGAAATCGCACCGTAGTCGGCATCCGAGACGGCGTTCCAGACGAACTGGTCGACGTTCTCGCTGTAGACCGCGCCAACCTTGTTGAACCACATCGGGATGACCGGCAGGTCCTCGCCGAGGATGTCCTCCGCCTTCTGGTAGGACGGGATCGCGGCCTGGATCGATTCGGCCGAGTCACCCTCCTTCATCAGAGCGTCGAACTCCGGGTTGCTGTAGCCCGAGTTGTTGCTGCCGGCACCGGTGCCGTACAGCGGGTAGAGGAAGGTCTCCATGAACGGGTAGTCCGGACCCCAACCGAGGCGGAACCCACCGGTGAACTTCTTCTGGTCCGCGGTCTCGAGGTACTCGGCGAACTGCAGGTTGACCTTGAGCTCGTAGTCGATACCCAGGGCCTCCTTGATCTGGTCACCGACCGCCTGCAGCCACAGGTCGTGGCCGGCACCGGCGTTGGCCCACAGGATCAGCTTCTCACCGGCCGGCCAGCCGCCGGCCTCGGCGAGCAGCTGCTTGGCCTTCTCGACGTCCTTGGTGCAGTACTTGCAGACGCCCTCGCGAGCACCCTCGAAGGTCGGGGCCACGTAGCCGCTGGCCGGGGTGAACCGGCCGTCGAAGACCGCGTCGATGATCGACTGCCGGTCGATCGACAGCGACAGCGCCTGGCGGATCCGCTTGTCCTTGAAGGCGTCCTGGTACAGCGGCATGCCGACGTAGGTGAAGCTGTCACCCGGCTGCTCGTACATCCGGTCGCCGTACTGCGCCTGGGCCTCCTTGTAGCGGGCCGGGGGCAGGGTGTAGAGCACGTCCAGCTCGCCCGCCTGGAAGGCGGCGTAACCGGCGTCGATGTCGGCGAAGATCCGGTACTCGATGCGGTCCGGCTTGCCGGGCTCGCCCTTCCAGCTCTCGCTACGGACCAGGTTGATGGCGACGTTGTGCTGCCAGCTGCCGTCAATCTTGTAGGGGCCGTTACCGATCGGCGTCTCGTTGCACTTCGCGATGTCGTCGACGCAGGCCTGGGCCATCGGGAAGAAGCCCGGGTAACCGATCGTGGTCGGGAAACCGGAGAACGGCGCCTCCAGCTCGACGGTGAAGGTCAGGTCGTCGACCTTCTTGAGACCCGACATGGTCTCGGCGGCCGGCTCCGGAGCCTTCTTCGGGCCCTCGCCGTCCGGGTCGGCCGGCGCCACGTCCGCCTTACCGGCGATCCGCTTCATGAAGTAGCCGTTGTTCTGGGCGTTCGGCCCGTAAGCGGCGTAGTTCCACGACCGGAGGAACGCGTCGGCGTTGACCGGCTCACCGTTGTCGAAGGTGTAGCCGCTCTTGAGCTTGATCGTCCAGAGCTTCTGGTCGGTCGACTCGACCGACTCGGCCAGGTCCATCTCGACCGCCGAGGTCTCGGCGTTGTACTTGACCAGACCGCGGTACAGCTGACGGATCACATACAACGACGGCTCGTCGTCGCCGCCGGACGGGGTCAGGAACGCCGGCTCGGCGTTGTACACCCGCAGCGTGCCGCCGGACTCGCCGGCCGGCTCGTTGTCATCGCCACCGCTGCTACAGGCGGTAGCCAACATGGCGGTGGCGGTCGCCGCGACCGCCACCTTCAGGAATTTCCCGCGCATGGGAGTGCCTCCTCAGGGCGCTCGGCTCACGAGGGGGTTGTGAGGTGCCTGCAACTGTGACACCCGATGCGCCCAGGCGGGAAGGCGTGTTATCAACCCGATACCCGCCCGGGACGGGGCCGACATCCACCCGCGGGCGCCTCTCCGACGCGTCGGAGGCATGGTATGAGCTGCTCGTCAACCACATTTCCGCGCTCGGCCGACCGCCGGATGACGCGGACCCGACGACTCCGCGAATCTGCCGGAAGATCGACGTGAATCCCGCCACTCCTTCGGCAATCCTATCCGAAAGTATGAGTCTGATTCCAGACCAGCGGATGATCGTTCTGGTCGGGTAGAGGGCTCCTGTCCCCGAAGCGGTCCGACCCCGGATCCGCGTACTGCGCGGGATCCGGGGTCGGACGAGGTGTTGCGGCGTGATGATCAGGCCGTGAAGTGGATCCTGCGGCGACGCAGCACCAGGACGGTGACCGCGCCCGCGACCAGGAGCACCAGACCCGCAGCGACCGCGGTGACGATCGGCGCACCGGTCAGCGGCAGACCACCGTCGTTCGAGGCCGGCGAGGTGGACGGGGCGGGGCTCGCCGGCGACTCCTCGGGAGCGCTCGGCGACGGGGACTCATCCGGAGTCGACGGGGTCGGCTCCGGCGTCGTCGGCTGAGGGCTGCTCGGCTGGGGCGACGGCGCCGCCGTGAAGGTGGCCTTCGCCTCGGCGGTCACCGTGGCGCCGGTGCTGCCGCCCAGGATCAGCTTCTGTGCCGCCTTGGGCCCGGTGTAGAGGAACACCCGGCCGAACGAGACCGAGTCGGCGGCGGACGCGGTCACGCTGACGTCGCCGGCTTCCTCGGTCGTCAGCCAGAACTGGCCGCCGTTGTCGGTCGTGGTCACCGACACGCCCTCGGCGTCGACCGCCGACCCGCCGCTGACCGCCAGCGTGATCTCACCCGCCGGACCCTTCACGGTGAACGGACCGGCCTTCTCCCCGACCTTCGCGGTGGCGGTGGTCGGATCGATGCTCAGCTCGGCCTTGGGCTCGGGCTGGTCGGTGGCGTTCGCGATCAGGTAGTCGTGAACCTTCTTGATCACGTCGTACCGCTGCTTGTTGATCAGGCCACGCCCGGCGGCCCAGTCGCCGAGCTCGATGCCGTCGCTGAAGTGCCACACGGCGGTCTGGGTGCCGAAGTACAGCAGGTTGCGGCGTACCTTCGCGTCCGTCCCGGCGGGCACGGTGGCGCCGGCGGCGGTCAGCAGCGCGGCGGGGTCGGCGTTCGGGTACCCGTGAGTCAGCACCCACTGAACCTTGGCGAGGTTCTTCACCTGGGACTCGTCCCAGGTGCCCTCCTGGTACTTGCCATCGATCGCGACGTTCGTGTGGTAGTCGATGCAGAAGGCTGGAAGCCGCTTGCCATCGATCTTGATGGCCAGCGCCGAGGTCCGCTTGACCTTGCCGTCGAGCAGCAGCTTGACGGTGCTGTCCGGCACCGACTTCGCCACGCCGGTGGCCGGGTCCTCGGCAGCGGCAGGTGCGGCGGCACCGAGCGCCAGCGCGCCGCCGGCGACGGCGGCGAGCGCGATCCGCGCCCAGCGCCGTCCTCGTTGTCCGATCATGAGTTTCGTGCACCTCTCGGGCAGGGAGTGACCCGCGTACGCGCGGGCGGCCGGAGTCGCCGTTCCCGCGGGATGAGCGGCATCCGCACGCGGGAAAGGCGAGGGGCATTATTGACCGCGACTTGATCACATGTCACGCCCTGCGGCCTGATTGGCCGCTTATGCCGAGAAGGTCGGTTATACCAAGCGCCGGTCCGCCGCCCAC
Proteins encoded in this region:
- a CDS encoding ABC transporter substrate-binding protein; amino-acid sequence: MRGKFLKVAVAATATAMLATACSSGGDDNEPAGESGGTLRVYNAEPAFLTPSGGDDEPSLYVIRQLYRGLVKYNAETSAVEMDLAESVESTDQKLWTIKLKSGYTFDNGEPVNADAFLRSWNYAAYGPNAQNNGYFMKRIAGKADVAPADPDGEGPKKAPEPAAETMSGLKKVDDLTFTVELEAPFSGFPTTIGYPGFFPMAQACVDDIAKCNETPIGNGPYKIDGSWQHNVAINLVRSESWKGEPGKPDRIEYRIFADIDAGYAAFQAGELDVLYTLPPARYKEAQAQYGDRMYEQPGDSFTYVGMPLYQDAFKDKRIRQALSLSIDRQSIIDAVFDGRFTPASGYVAPTFEGAREGVCKYCTKDVEKAKQLLAEAGGWPAGEKLILWANAGAGHDLWLQAVGDQIKEALGIDYELKVNLQFAEYLETADQKKFTGGFRLGWGPDYPFMETFLYPLYGTGAGSNNSGYSNPEFDALMKEGDSAESIQAAIPSYQKAEDILGEDLPVIPMWFNKVGAVYSENVDQFVWNAVSDADYGAISLKQN
- a CDS encoding thioester domain-containing protein, which codes for MIGQRGRRWARIALAAVAGGALALGAAAPAAAEDPATGVAKSVPDSTVKLLLDGKVKRTSALAIKIDGKRLPAFCIDYHTNVAIDGKYQEGTWDESQVKNLAKVQWVLTHGYPNADPAALLTAAGATVPAGTDAKVRRNLLYFGTQTAVWHFSDGIELGDWAAGRGLINKQRYDVIKKVHDYLIANATDQPEPKAELSIDPTTATAKVGEKAGPFTVKGPAGEITLAVSGGSAVDAEGVSVTTTDNGGQFWLTTEEAGDVSVTASAADSVSFGRVFLYTGPKAAQKLILGGSTGATVTAEAKATFTAAPSPQPSSPQPTTPEPTPSTPDESPSPSAPEESPASPAPSTSPASNDGGLPLTGAPIVTAVAAGLVLLVAGAVTVLVLRRRRIHFTA